GAATGTAGTGTGGTCGACACTAATAGTATCGAGTGAGGATAGTCGCCATTCGTGACGTGACACCGGACCCAGCAGCTATCCCATTGGGAGTTCCCAATTCCAGTACCTTCACCACAGTGATGCAAtagggtctggtctggtcggttTGATTCTATCGGATTTGCTTGATTACACACTCTAGCAAGTTTGGATGTTCGGAAGGTGCTGTGCGTGCGTTGTGCGTGGTGTCTAGAATCGGGACCTACCGTGATCCTAATACAGGTAAGCGTGCGACCTCGGCAAGGATGGAGAAAGAGCGgaaagaacgagaagaaggaagccaCAAAACGTTCGCGACATCGTCCTCTGGTGGGCTTCAGGGCGGTCTCGATGGCGCATGTCCCATGTCCAGTGTACAGAGCCCGAATTAGCCGTAACCGTGCCTCTAGGGAACCAGCCAGTTTGTGGTTAACTCTCGTGGGGATATGGTATCCGCTTGGCGTGCCGATTCGATCGGGCAGCTAGAGGTGCATATAAAAGCCTAACTCGGGCATTGGAAGCCATCATTCCGCTATTGTGAGTGGGAAGTTTTTGTGAAGCTCCCGTTGTCCGAAAGTACTATCTCCCGCCTGCAGCATGGATGTTACGGTGGAGGATTTTTGTGAAGAGACCAACTTCAGTGAATCACCGTGTCCGAGTCCGTTTGATGCGAACATCCTGCTGAACATGGGCTTCCTGCAGATTAATGGACGCTTTACGCCACATTCGGCGCATTCGTCCGCTTGCTCGACGCGAAGCTGCAGTTTGGCCGCTACACCCGTTCCCCCGGAAACAGCTTCGTCAGAGACGGGTCCCGGACCACAGCTTACCGTTCCGGATGATCGCGATGGATCAACCGGTCCCGGGCCTCGGGCACGGAAGTGTTCCCTGGTTACCGTGCCGACGGAGGCTACCAAGTTCGAGATCAGTGGCCGTGCCACTCCCGTGTTCACCTGGAACCCAATTCCAACATCCACGAACGTGATTTATGCACTCAGCGAGACCAGCCAACAGATAGTGTTTTCACAGGTgaccctctgtgtgtgtccaagtgtgtgtgtgtgtgtgtgtgtgtgctgtgctgtgtgcatcAACTGCAAGGATGCTAACAACTTTTGTATGTATCATGCTTTCCATCATCCAACTCATCGTCTCTCTTTAACAGCTGGAGCAAGAAGCAgagacggaaacggaaggaagcaTCTCCGGTGTTTCGAGCGACGCGGAATCGGAGTGCGGAGAGCTGgagcacgacgacgccacGAACACCGAGCCACGTGCACGTCAATTGGAGCACAAGGAccctgctgcggctgctgctgctgctgctgaccggaagcagcaggaagcgcccaacaacaacaacatgtaCCCCAACTGTGACGTCAACGTGTGGTTGCGTTCGTGCGAGCAAGAGATTGTGCAACCGATCGAAGGCACGGTCAAAGGTACGGTTCCCGAGTGGCTCAATGGCAGCCTGCTTCGTAATGGTCCCGGCAGTCTGAAGGTTGGCGACATGATGTTTAACCATCTGTTCGATAGCTCCGCCTTGCTACATCGGTGCGTCCTTTTGCTATACGGCTTTGCTATTGAGAGGGAGTAATATGCTTTCGTCTTTCGGTTCGCTAGGTTCAACATCAACGAGGGCAAGGTCACGTATCAGTGTCGCTTCCTGAAGTCAGACGCGTACAAGAAAAACACGGCCGCTCGGCGCATCGTGGTTACCGAGTTCGGTACGAGTGCCGTACCGGATCCGTGTCAAACGATCTTCCAGAAGTAAGTGGCGAGTACAGATTGTACAGATTCAGCTATCTAGTCGACTGATCGCACGATTTGCGACTTGTGGTTTCTATCGTAGGGTAGCGGCCATCTTTAATAAACCCGGTGCCAACAACTCGGACAATGCAATGATCTCGATCTACCCGTTTGGCGATGAGTTCTTTGCGTTTACCGAGAGCCCAATCATCCACCGGATCGATCCGGAAACGCTCGATACCGAGGCCAAGCTGAACGTGTCCGATTACGTTGGCATCGTCAACCATACGTCCCATCCGCATGTTATGTCCGATGGTACGGTGTATAACCTGGGCTGTTCGGTGACGAAGACG
The sequence above is a segment of the Anopheles darlingi chromosome 2, idAnoDarlMG_H_01, whole genome shotgun sequence genome. Coding sequences within it:
- the LOC125949086 gene encoding carotenoid isomerooxygenase — its product is MDVTVEDFCEETNFSESPCPSPFDANILLNMGFLQINGRFTPHSAHSSACSTRSCSLAATPVPPETASSETGPGPQLTVPDDRDGSTGPGPRARKCSLVTVPTEATKFEISGRATPVFTWNPIPTSTNVIYALSETSQQIVFSQLEQEAETETEGSISGVSSDAESECGELEHDDATNTEPRARQLEHKDPAAAAAAAADRKQQEAPNNNNMYPNCDVNVWLRSCEQEIVQPIEGTVKGTVPEWLNGSLLRNGPGSLKVGDMMFNHLFDSSALLHRFNINEGKVTYQCRFLKSDAYKKNTAARRIVVTEFGTSAVPDPCQTIFQKVAAIFNKPGANNSDNAMISIYPFGDEFFAFTESPIIHRIDPETLDTEAKLNVSDYVGIVNHTSHPHVMSDGTVYNLGCSVTKTGPAYTIICFPHGEGMFENARIVASVPARWKFHPGYMHTFGITENFYVIVEQPLSVSVPTMVVSQIRNKPMAAALKWFESQQTYIYLLDRDTGELRHTYHTDPFFYLHIINQYEQDGHVVLDICCYKDPAMLNCMYVETMRDMQNNPDYAKMFRGRPLRFVLPLQKQKSAGGSSSTSSSSKLPRGVSVDDASWTDMWQHLANGAEKECPADDRQTAGLVLQNLVRLAGTKATAYVMPNRTIFCKPELLCDLGCETPRIYYECHLGRPYRYFYAISSDVDASNPGTLIKVDVMSKSRLTWCEENVYPSEPIFVPGPDPQSEDDGVVLAAMVWGREEENRAGLLVLDAKTFTELGRCEFTTPGPVPKCLHGWFQPSQPK